One genomic window of Halovivax cerinus includes the following:
- a CDS encoding toxin-antitoxin system TumE family protein, with protein MPATKRFEAGDEFPAGDRWEALAWDVPRSDAFPEGLKYSFQYLGPADDAILRYDNANDAHGVGRHHRHYRGTVEGIEFEGLRSHVRTFLDEVETIHDREFA; from the coding sequence ATGCCGGCGACGAAACGGTTCGAGGCCGGCGACGAGTTTCCGGCGGGCGACAGATGGGAAGCACTCGCCTGGGACGTCCCACGAAGTGACGCGTTCCCCGAGGGGCTGAAGTACAGCTTTCAGTACCTCGGTCCCGCCGACGACGCGATCCTCCGGTACGACAACGCGAACGACGCCCACGGCGTCGGCCGCCACCACCGCCACTATCGTGGCACGGTCGAAGGAATCGAATTCGAGGGCCTTCGGTCGCACGTCCGGACATTCCTCGACGAGGTCGAAACCATCCATGACCGAGAATTCGCCTGA
- a CDS encoding transcriptional regulator — translation MTENSPDHTDDPPVDSESPSTLRITSKPFEEHRESVLDRAERWEQGEAVPHVVNFQDASRLQRILTPRRLELVRSLMEAPAESIRDLAARLDRDVRQVHDDLHLLSDYRIVHFTESGGAKQPSVPYDTVQIDIELSTPSADATESQASA, via the coding sequence ATGACCGAGAATTCGCCTGACCACACCGACGATCCCCCGGTAGACAGTGAGTCTCCCTCGACCCTTCGCATCACGTCGAAGCCGTTCGAGGAGCACAGAGAGTCTGTCCTGGACCGAGCGGAGCGCTGGGAGCAGGGCGAAGCGGTCCCGCACGTCGTCAACTTTCAGGACGCGAGCCGCCTCCAGCGCATCCTCACGCCGCGACGCCTGGAACTCGTGCGAAGTCTGATGGAAGCGCCCGCCGAGAGCATCCGCGACCTCGCCGCCCGCCTCGACCGGGACGTTCGACAGGTCCACGACGACCTCCACCTCCTGTCCGACTACCGCATCGTCCACTTCACCGAATCTGGCGGTGCCAAGCAGCCCTCGGTCCCCTACGACACGGTCCAGATCGACATCGAACTCTCGACCCCATCGGCGGACGCGACCGAATCGCAGGCATCGGCGTAG